Proteins found in one Paenibacillus dendritiformis genomic segment:
- a CDS encoding ABC transporter ATP-binding protein, giving the protein MGKTEPLSLQLHRIGYAYGNTPILQEIDWTLQSGEITVLLGPNGAGKTTLLHLIAGMNQPQQGSITLNGQVLSWQDQRYKRRVGYMMEFPFQYPFLTVLEMMRLSGRLRNVPKDLLEERMQHWLKQFGLQSYSGYPIGSLSQGTAKRVALASTLLHEPDILLLDEPTNGLDPDQVITVRDTLQMYCAKGALILLSTHIIGLAEKIAHQVAILRKGRIVYAGNPTEDVESLYVSHV; this is encoded by the coding sequence ATGGGCAAGACAGAGCCTCTCTCGCTGCAATTACATCGCATCGGCTATGCCTACGGTAACACCCCCATCCTGCAAGAGATAGATTGGACCCTGCAATCGGGAGAAATAACGGTACTGCTCGGCCCGAACGGTGCGGGCAAGACGACGCTGCTGCATCTCATTGCCGGAATGAATCAACCGCAGCAAGGCAGCATTACGCTGAATGGCCAGGTTCTGAGCTGGCAGGATCAGCGCTACAAACGGCGCGTCGGATATATGATGGAGTTTCCTTTCCAGTACCCGTTTTTGACCGTCCTTGAAATGATGAGATTAAGCGGCCGACTGCGCAATGTCCCCAAAGATTTGCTAGAAGAGCGGATGCAGCACTGGCTCAAGCAATTCGGGCTGCAATCGTACAGCGGTTATCCGATAGGCTCCCTATCTCAGGGCACGGCCAAAAGAGTGGCGCTGGCGTCAACGCTGCTTCACGAACCGGATATTCTCCTCCTGGACGAGCCTACCAACGGTCTGGACCCGGATCAAGTCATTACGGTGCGGGATACGCTACAGATGTACTGCGCCAAGGGCGCTCTCATTCTGCTGTCGACTCACATCATCGGCCTGGCAGAGAAAATCGCGCACCAAGTCGCTATTTTACGGAAAGGGCGCATTGTGTACGCCGGCAATCCGACGGAGGATGTCGAAAGCTTATATGTATCGCATGTGTAA
- a CDS encoding ABC transporter permease has translation MASAYLDLIRIRFLTMLAYRVNYYSGILIYTLSIGVYYFTWQAIYGGQGSLAGFTAGQMTTYIAVSWMARAFYFNNMDREIANEIRDGSVAIQFIRPYNYLIVKMMQAFGEGIFRLLLFMTPGMIIACLLFPVELPTDPKRWLVFALMLFLSFLINSQLNILTGLTAFFVENNEGMIRMKRVVVDLFSGVIVPISFFPGWLIALNEWLPFQAITFLPSSVFTGRIEDAQILSVIGIQIVWFVVLIVPILLMWRAARHRLFVQGG, from the coding sequence ATGGCTAGCGCATATCTCGATTTAATCCGGATCCGGTTTTTGACGATGCTGGCTTACCGGGTCAACTATTATTCCGGCATTCTCATTTATACGCTCAGCATCGGCGTCTATTATTTCACTTGGCAGGCGATCTATGGGGGCCAAGGCTCGCTGGCGGGCTTCACCGCCGGGCAGATGACGACCTACATCGCGGTCTCGTGGATGGCGCGCGCCTTCTATTTCAACAATATGGACCGCGAGATTGCGAATGAGATCCGGGATGGCAGCGTCGCGATCCAGTTCATCCGTCCTTATAATTATTTGATTGTTAAAATGATGCAAGCCTTCGGGGAAGGCATCTTCCGCCTGCTCTTGTTCATGACGCCGGGCATGATTATTGCCTGCCTGCTGTTCCCGGTGGAGCTGCCGACGGATCCGAAGCGCTGGCTCGTATTCGCTTTGATGCTCTTTTTAAGCTTCCTGATCAATTCACAGCTGAATATTCTTACGGGCTTGACTGCCTTTTTCGTGGAAAATAATGAGGGCATGATTCGGATGAAGCGGGTCGTCGTCGATCTGTTCTCCGGCGTGATCGTGCCGATCTCGTTCTTCCCGGGCTGGCTCATTGCGTTGAACGAATGGCTGCCGTTCCAGGCGATTACGTTCCTGCCGAGCTCGGTGTTCACCGGCCGCATCGAGGATGCCCAGATCCTGTCGGTGATTGGGATACAGATCGTCTGGTTCGTCGTGCTGATCGTGCCTATTCTGCTGATGTGGCGGGCCGCGCGGCATCGCCTGTTCGTGCAAGGAGGGTAG
- a CDS encoding ETX/MTX2 family pore-forming toxin: MRKHVLRNGLVIGLSALMLGSASVPPQAYAEASIAQEKSIGIVDVNEVLKKVGTYYYKNHLANTVANPESNGFRYTLRANPDSVTPVIDLSIEARTENIHYDSTMPVFIGENTFPNTLDEEQTFNTLKYSKTYTESNSTSMSSGFKVGGAGDLGNKFILPLILEGAGKLNLEYNTGSTETHTTSESYTLEVPSQPVKVPPHKTYKTIVEFSQRTYRGDVVFTGRTGSTMANRSIINATGIYTGWMGMQDSKKFTYDNFLGRHYAGLTASQQQEIKNAGVQITTSGYGAAANAYSSVEVTGKGSFSGVIGAELIVTTYDVTDAKNARLVNQRTVPIDLD, translated from the coding sequence ATGAGAAAACATGTTCTGAGAAATGGTCTTGTTATCGGGCTTTCTGCGCTTATGCTTGGAAGCGCTTCCGTGCCGCCCCAGGCTTATGCCGAAGCATCGATTGCCCAGGAAAAAAGCATCGGGATCGTAGATGTCAATGAAGTGCTTAAAAAGGTAGGCACGTATTATTATAAAAATCATCTGGCAAATACGGTTGCCAACCCGGAAAGTAACGGTTTTAGATACACGCTTCGAGCGAATCCGGATAGCGTTACGCCTGTAATCGACCTGTCGATTGAGGCGAGAACGGAAAATATACACTATGATTCAACGATGCCTGTATTTATCGGAGAAAACACATTTCCAAATACTTTGGATGAGGAGCAAACCTTCAACACCCTGAAATACTCCAAGACGTATACAGAATCCAATTCAACCAGTATGTCCAGCGGATTCAAGGTTGGCGGAGCCGGGGATCTCGGCAATAAATTCATTCTTCCGTTAATTTTGGAGGGCGCAGGCAAACTCAACCTGGAGTACAACACAGGCAGTACGGAAACCCATACAACAAGTGAATCCTACACGTTGGAAGTCCCGTCGCAGCCCGTGAAGGTTCCCCCGCATAAAACATATAAAACGATAGTGGAGTTCAGTCAAAGGACGTATCGCGGAGATGTCGTATTTACAGGCCGGACGGGAAGCACGATGGCAAATCGCAGCATCATCAACGCGACCGGCATATATACGGGTTGGATGGGCATGCAAGATAGCAAGAAATTCACCTACGACAATTTTCTGGGGAGACATTATGCCGGCCTGACAGCCAGTCAGCAGCAAGAAATCAAAAATGCCGGAGTTCAGATTACGACAAGCGGATACGGAGCTGCGGCTAATGCCTATTCTTCTGTTGAAGTAACCGGGAAAGGTTCTTTTTCCGGCGTAATTGGCGCCGAGCTAATCGTCACAACCTATGATGTGACGGATGCGAAGAATGCCCGGCTTGTAAATCAACGTACAGTTCCCATTGACCTTGATTGA
- a CDS encoding beta-channel forming cytolysin produces the protein MLKKKKRSPLFIKSITAVAILLGSLTLNGASISAQVAKNSPIDIGQGAKVYNNLSTRFGNEKIKTSLSAAFIDDPHSNKQIAVITTEGSNIDADRKISFPEQDSYPGYYRATMHWASSYRVAMELNGSGDFFKVAPTNTIDKKTVSSTIGYTIGGTIGSIPNSSNNWSTSVSYEQADYKTILKTDTNKKVEWTVPFVSAMNQGWGPYNRDSFTVTYGNELFSKSRNGQVWAKDNFLSSDQMPALAAYSFSPAVVAVVIADKTDSLSELTVHLGRTQDSYKLQWHSELFGLGYWAGSNEKDTSYSTFTTTYILDWKNHKLVEKN, from the coding sequence ATGCTAAAAAAGAAAAAAAGATCACCCCTATTTATTAAAAGTATAACTGCAGTTGCCATTTTACTAGGTTCTCTAACCTTAAATGGAGCATCCATCTCTGCGCAAGTAGCGAAAAATTCTCCCATCGATATCGGACAAGGCGCAAAGGTATACAATAACTTGTCTACAAGGTTTGGCAATGAAAAAATAAAAACCTCTCTTTCTGCTGCCTTTATTGACGATCCCCACAGTAATAAACAAATTGCGGTCATCACTACAGAAGGAAGCAACATTGATGCGGACAGAAAAATCTCTTTTCCTGAACAGGATTCGTATCCAGGGTATTATAGAGCGACAATGCATTGGGCATCTTCTTATCGGGTAGCCATGGAATTAAACGGAAGCGGGGATTTTTTCAAGGTAGCTCCTACGAATACCATCGATAAAAAAACGGTATCATCTACCATTGGATATACCATTGGCGGTACAATAGGCAGCATCCCCAATAGCAGTAACAATTGGTCAACCTCCGTTTCTTATGAACAAGCAGACTACAAAACGATTTTAAAAACCGATACCAATAAAAAGGTGGAATGGACAGTTCCTTTTGTTTCCGCGATGAACCAAGGATGGGGACCGTATAATAGGGATTCATTTACGGTTACTTATGGCAATGAGCTTTTTAGTAAATCTCGTAACGGCCAAGTCTGGGCAAAAGATAATTTTCTTTCCAGCGATCAGATGCCTGCTTTAGCGGCTTACAGCTTTTCTCCTGCCGTTGTCGCCGTTGTCATTGCCGATAAAACGGATTCCTTATCTGAATTAACTGTACATTTAGGCAGAACGCAAGACAGTTATAAGCTGCAATGGCATAGTGAACTATTTGGTCTTGGTTATTGGGCAGGAAGCAATGAAAAAGACACCTCCTATTCAACCTTTACTACAACATATATACTAGATTGGAAAAATCATAAATTGGTAGAGAAAAACTAA
- the bcp gene encoding thioredoxin-dependent thiol peroxidase: MTSSDQVQLGQAVPDFTLPSSTGADISLRDYAGKKVVLYFYPKDMTPGCTQEACDFRDYHGDFEKYNAVVLGISPDNVKSHEKFIDKHGLPFPLLADTEHEVADLFGVWQLKKMYGKEYYGIVRSTFLIDEEGKLAKEWRKVKVKGHTEEVLEAVRELG, encoded by the coding sequence ATGACATCATCCGATCAAGTCCAGCTCGGACAAGCCGTGCCGGACTTTACGCTTCCGTCCTCGACGGGCGCCGATATATCGCTGCGCGATTATGCGGGTAAGAAGGTCGTGCTCTATTTCTATCCGAAAGATATGACGCCAGGCTGCACGCAGGAGGCATGCGATTTCCGCGATTATCACGGCGACTTCGAGAAATACAATGCGGTCGTGCTGGGCATCAGTCCCGATAACGTGAAGTCCCATGAGAAGTTCATTGATAAGCACGGCCTGCCGTTCCCGCTGCTGGCCGACACGGAGCATGAGGTGGCCGACCTGTTCGGCGTATGGCAGTTGAAGAAGATGTACGGCAAGGAGTATTACGGCATCGTTCGTTCGACCTTCCTGATCGACGAGGAGGGCAAGCTGGCGAAGGAATGGCGCAAGGTGAAGGTGAAAGGGCACACGGAAGAGGTGCTTGAGGCGGTGCGCGAGCTAGGTTAA
- a CDS encoding WcbI family polysaccharide biosynthesis putative acetyltransferase, whose protein sequence is MKKCIVFANCHGIPIRQYLASSATFRQFYELVEVPMIQVCNQATGIGDHLLNQCDLFIYMRTSDAFGPYLSTDYILTRLPDRCIRISIGNAFFMSYYPQFIPDNKEPLFAYADQNVIRLLQAGVSKEMIIALLSDENLYSAPFLHQYHDDFMLNLRSREAGIDIPLADFIEQNYRHNHLFATICHPRFQIIRYLAMNILERIHISGQEIAHVVHDTAFLELIHPIYPSVIKHLGLSFVRPEDRVYTLGGEILTFPEYISRYVDYHAQAMRGS, encoded by the coding sequence ATGAAGAAATGCATTGTGTTCGCCAACTGCCATGGCATTCCGATTCGCCAATATTTGGCTTCGTCGGCGACGTTCCGCCAATTCTACGAGTTGGTAGAGGTGCCGATGATCCAGGTATGCAATCAGGCCACCGGCATCGGCGATCACCTGTTGAACCAATGCGATCTGTTCATCTATATGAGAACGAGCGATGCCTTCGGGCCTTATCTGTCCACCGACTATATATTGACCAGACTGCCGGACCGCTGCATCCGCATCAGCATCGGCAATGCTTTTTTCATGTCCTATTATCCTCAATTCATCCCGGACAATAAGGAGCCGTTGTTCGCCTATGCGGATCAGAATGTCATCCGCCTGCTGCAAGCGGGAGTAAGCAAGGAGATGATTATCGCCCTCTTGTCGGACGAGAATTTATACTCCGCTCCGTTCTTGCATCAATATCATGATGATTTCATGCTCAATTTGCGGAGCCGGGAAGCGGGAATCGATATCCCTCTGGCCGATTTCATCGAACAGAACTACCGGCACAATCATTTATTCGCCACGATATGCCATCCGCGGTTCCAGATCATACGGTACTTGGCGATGAACATTTTGGAACGGATTCATATTTCAGGTCAGGAGATTGCGCATGTCGTTCACGACACGGCCTTCCTCGAGCTGATTCACCCGATCTACCCAAGCGTCATCAAGCATCTGGGACTGAGCTTCGTGCGGCCGGAAGACCGGGTGTACACCTTGGGCGGTGAAATTCTGACCTTCCCGGAATATATTTCGCGGTATGTCGATTATCATGCGCAGGCGATGAGGGGGAGCTAG
- a CDS encoding DUF3139 domain-containing protein encodes MDAHLKKAAKVYGIIAAMIVLIPILVFAYIQYQLASLEKATYEHLIDRQGYADSDILRIDTKVKFLSFYTAEVVFTDEPDITYDYKRNQKGDIIQVGMSDPEGADWKNYKYKHEEASP; translated from the coding sequence GTGGACGCCCACTTGAAAAAAGCAGCCAAAGTGTATGGCATTATCGCCGCAATGATTGTTCTTATTCCTATCCTGGTGTTCGCCTACATTCAATATCAGCTCGCTTCCCTTGAAAAAGCAACCTATGAGCATCTGATTGACCGGCAAGGCTATGCCGACAGCGACATTCTCCGCATCGATACGAAAGTCAAATTCCTTTCCTTCTATACGGCGGAGGTGGTCTTTACCGATGAGCCCGATATTACCTATGACTACAAAAGAAATCAAAAAGGAGATATCATTCAAGTAGGCATGTCCGATCCGGAAGGAGCGGATTGGAAGAATTATAAGTATAAACATGAAGAAGCGTCGCCATAG
- a CDS encoding ABC transporter permease, producing the protein MYYFGLVGEYLKNYLKTRLAYRADFWVEVLSDLFFQATNLIFIFVIFMHTPTLAGWTRDEMIFVYGYFMIPYGVFSCFFNLWNFSERYIVKGEMDRILTRPAHNLFQILLENVDPPALIGSFIGAVMMGVCWARLGLGFGLIELLMLLVMLAGSVMVYFGVYAALTSLSFYTDAPTGILPLVFNIQSYGRYPLTIYNRFLQVLLTWVLPFAFVGIVPASYFVEGKGMQQMALLTPLMGIAFFALGLTLWNVGIKRYRGAGS; encoded by the coding sequence ATGTACTATTTCGGTCTCGTAGGAGAATATTTGAAGAATTACTTGAAAACCCGCCTTGCGTACCGTGCGGACTTCTGGGTCGAAGTGCTGTCGGACCTGTTCTTCCAGGCGACGAACCTCATCTTCATCTTCGTCATCTTCATGCATACGCCGACGCTGGCGGGCTGGACGCGAGACGAGATGATCTTCGTCTACGGTTACTTCATGATTCCATACGGCGTGTTCAGCTGCTTTTTCAATCTGTGGAACTTCAGCGAACGCTATATTGTCAAAGGCGAGATGGACCGCATTCTGACCCGGCCGGCCCATAACCTGTTCCAGATTCTGCTGGAAAATGTCGACCCGCCGGCGCTGATCGGTTCCTTCATCGGGGCTGTCATGATGGGCGTCTGCTGGGCCCGGCTCGGACTCGGCTTCGGCTTGATCGAGCTGCTGATGCTGCTCGTCATGCTGGCCGGCTCGGTCATGGTCTACTTCGGCGTCTATGCGGCACTGACGTCGCTGTCGTTCTACACGGATGCCCCGACCGGCATCCTGCCGCTTGTCTTCAACATTCAGAGCTATGGGCGCTATCCGCTCACGATCTACAACCGCTTCCTTCAGGTGCTGTTGACCTGGGTGCTGCCGTTCGCCTTCGTCGGCATCGTCCCAGCCTCTTATTTCGTGGAGGGCAAGGGCATGCAGCAGATGGCCTTGCTGACGCCGCTCATGGGCATCGCCTTCTTCGCGCTCGGCCTGACGCTGTGGAACGTCGGGATCAAGCGGTACCGCGGGGCGGGCTCGTAG
- a CDS encoding ABC transporter ATP-binding protein — MNAIEVRDLRKTFRVQKNREGLSGALLDLFKREYNEVMAVKDISFTIPQGEICGYIGENGAGKSTTIKMLTGILVPTAGDIRVSGFIPHAERERFVQGIGVVFGQRSQLWWDIGVIESFRLLRKVYRVPEADFKRRLDELVERLQLQDLLNRPVRKLSLGQRMRCELVASLLHQPSVLFLDEPTIGLDIVVKTEIRDFLLTLNREHGTTILLTTHDLQDIEALCTRVIMLDDGRIIYDGSLDMLKSTWGKGREVRFQFAKPMRAGDAEALTSGLEGTWTVHSPFEASIHVPLETNISDVIGRVVGGASISDLKIVETNTDDIVREIYKTGSAELPEGAGEAAQEGTAGTDADAEREKDAVLHG; from the coding sequence ATGAATGCGATTGAAGTGCGGGATCTGCGCAAGACCTTCCGCGTGCAGAAAAATCGGGAAGGACTGAGCGGCGCCTTACTCGACTTGTTCAAGCGCGAATATAATGAAGTCATGGCCGTGAAGGACATCTCCTTCACGATACCGCAGGGGGAAATATGCGGCTATATCGGCGAGAACGGCGCAGGCAAATCGACCACCATCAAAATGCTGACCGGCATCCTCGTGCCGACGGCCGGCGACATTCGGGTGAGCGGCTTCATCCCGCATGCGGAGCGGGAGCGGTTCGTCCAGGGCATCGGCGTCGTGTTCGGACAGCGGAGCCAGCTCTGGTGGGATATCGGAGTCATTGAATCATTCCGCCTGCTGCGCAAGGTATACCGGGTGCCGGAGGCGGACTTCAAGCGGCGGCTGGACGAGCTGGTCGAGCGCCTTCAGCTTCAGGATCTGCTGAACCGGCCGGTAAGGAAGCTGAGCCTGGGCCAGCGCATGCGCTGCGAGCTGGTTGCATCTCTGCTGCACCAGCCGTCGGTCCTGTTCCTCGACGAGCCGACCATCGGACTCGATATCGTCGTGAAGACGGAGATTCGCGATTTCCTCCTGACGCTGAACCGCGAGCATGGCACGACGATTCTGCTGACGACGCATGACCTGCAGGATATTGAAGCGCTCTGCACCCGCGTCATTATGCTTGATGACGGACGCATTATCTATGACGGAAGCCTGGACATGCTGAAATCCACCTGGGGCAAAGGACGAGAGGTCCGCTTCCAGTTCGCCAAGCCGATGCGCGCGGGCGATGCCGAGGCGCTTACCTCCGGGCTCGAAGGAACCTGGACGGTGCACTCGCCATTTGAAGCGAGCATTCATGTGCCGCTGGAGACGAATATTTCCGATGTCATCGGGCGCGTTGTCGGGGGAGCTTCCATCTCCGACCTGAAGATTGTAGAGACGAACACGGATGACATCGTCCGCGAGATCTACAAGACCGGCAGCGCGGAGCTGCCGGAGGGCGCAGGCGAGGCGGCGCAGGAGGGCACGGCCGGAACTGATGCGGACGCCGAACGGGAGAAGGATGCGGTGCTTCATGGCTAG
- a CDS encoding LCP family protein, translating to MIKKYWKHSLVVLLVLLIGSVGYYIWAMYNSLNSLQKPPDQSRFAPVVNKLPKPKEVEPPKWEGSERVNILLLGGDSRGMKPDEVPRSDSLLLASFDPATNKAHLFSILRDTYVDIPGFGQDRINAALAYGGPELAMKTVGNLTGLDVQYYVYTDFQGFIQLIDAIGGVEFDVEKDMKYTSKADNHEFDINLKKGKQILNGETALMYVRFRYDAMSDFARTKRQRELLTAVATKLKSAWSIIQLPTLINKVSPYVETNLTADDLIKLAALGYDSTIGPSHQLPPMDNVADLMVNQSAVLQVLDKDRLKQYIQDALNDKIEDSASGENNDNKGDTSP from the coding sequence ATGATCAAAAAGTATTGGAAGCACTCACTCGTTGTATTGCTCGTACTGCTCATTGGCAGCGTCGGTTACTACATCTGGGCGATGTACAATAGTCTGAACAGCCTTCAGAAGCCGCCGGATCAGTCCCGCTTCGCGCCTGTCGTGAACAAGCTCCCCAAACCGAAGGAGGTCGAGCCTCCGAAGTGGGAAGGCTCGGAGCGCGTCAATATTTTGCTGCTGGGCGGCGACTCGCGGGGGATGAAGCCGGATGAGGTGCCTCGCTCCGATTCGCTGCTGCTCGCTTCATTCGATCCCGCCACGAACAAAGCGCATCTGTTCTCCATTCTGCGGGATACGTACGTCGATATTCCCGGGTTCGGCCAGGATCGCATCAATGCGGCTCTCGCTTACGGCGGACCGGAGCTCGCCATGAAGACGGTCGGCAATCTGACCGGATTGGATGTCCAGTATTACGTGTATACCGATTTTCAAGGCTTCATCCAGCTGATCGATGCGATTGGCGGGGTGGAATTCGATGTCGAGAAGGATATGAAGTATACGAGCAAGGCGGACAACCACGAATTCGATATTAATCTGAAAAAAGGAAAACAGATCTTGAACGGAGAGACCGCGCTTATGTACGTCCGGTTCCGGTATGACGCCATGTCCGACTTCGCGCGCACGAAGCGGCAGCGCGAGCTGCTGACGGCGGTGGCCACCAAGCTCAAGTCCGCCTGGTCGATCATCCAGCTTCCGACGCTCATCAATAAAGTCTCCCCTTATGTGGAGACCAATCTGACCGCCGATGATCTCATTAAGCTCGCCGCGCTCGGATATGACAGTACGATCGGTCCGAGCCATCAGCTTCCGCCGATGGACAATGTGGCGGACCTGATGGTCAATCAGTCCGCCGTGCTCCAAGTCCTGGACAAAGACCGGCTGAAGCAGTACATTCAAGATGCTCTGAACGACAAGATCGAGGACTCCGCATCGGGAGAAAACAACGACAATAAAGGAGATACATCCCCATGA
- a CDS encoding ABC transporter ATP-binding protein, which produces MITVTDLHKQFRRSAPKEGRFKGVRTLLSRDYVVKEAVRGISFHIESGEFVGYIGPNGAGKSTTIKMLSGILHPTSGEVSIFGRNPHRERRRVTRRLGVLFGQRTQLWWDLPTADSFDILTAMYGMDTDAAQRRLGMLRELLGLDEFLKTPVRQLSLGQRMRADIAAALLHDPDILFLDEPTIGLDVIAKRSIRQFLRTINRELGKTILLTTHDMDDIEQLCERVIVINHGQIGFDGSLDQLRKRIGLPTLIRVTYREGAALSEEVPHPLRCRSLAGDTLTVECNREELSAMEALRLLERFGEMEDVHMEEPDFEDIIHRVY; this is translated from the coding sequence GTGATTACCGTGACTGATTTACACAAGCAATTCCGCCGTTCCGCTCCGAAGGAAGGGCGGTTCAAAGGCGTGCGGACGCTTCTCTCTCGCGACTACGTCGTGAAGGAAGCCGTCCGCGGCATCAGCTTCCATATTGAGAGCGGCGAGTTCGTCGGCTATATCGGCCCGAACGGCGCCGGCAAATCGACGACCATCAAGATGCTCTCCGGCATTCTTCATCCGACCTCGGGAGAAGTAAGCATATTCGGGCGCAATCCGCACCGGGAACGAAGGCGGGTGACCCGCAGGCTGGGCGTCCTGTTCGGACAGCGAACCCAGCTATGGTGGGACTTGCCCACAGCGGATTCATTCGATATTTTGACCGCGATGTACGGCATGGACACGGATGCGGCGCAGCGGAGGCTCGGGATGCTCCGCGAGCTGCTCGGGCTGGATGAATTCCTGAAGACGCCGGTCCGGCAGCTGTCGCTCGGCCAGCGGATGCGGGCCGATATCGCGGCCGCCCTGCTGCATGACCCGGATATTCTGTTCCTCGACGAGCCGACGATCGGGCTCGATGTCATTGCGAAGCGGAGCATCCGCCAGTTCCTGCGGACGATTAACCGCGAGCTGGGCAAGACGATTCTGCTCACGACGCACGACATGGATGATATCGAGCAGCTCTGCGAGCGCGTCATCGTTATCAACCATGGCCAGATCGGCTTCGATGGCTCGCTTGATCAATTGCGCAAGCGAATCGGCTTGCCGACCCTCATTCGCGTCACGTACCGCGAGGGCGCGGCTTTATCCGAGGAGGTGCCGCACCCGCTGCGCTGCCGCTCGCTTGCCGGCGACACGTTGACGGTGGAATGCAACCGCGAGGAGCTGAGCGCGATGGAGGCGCTGCGCCTGCTCGAACGGTTCGGCGAGATGGAGGATGTTCATATGGAGGAGCCGGATTTCGAGGATATTATCCATCGGGTGTATTAG
- a CDS encoding glutamate-1-semialdehyde 2,1-aminomutase gives MTTNRQRSAQLYEEALQHIVGGVNSPSRSFKAVGGGAPVFMERAQGAHFWDVDGNRYIDYLAAYGPIITGHAHPHVTEAIVRAARNGTLYGTPTELEIKLARMLKEAVPSMDKVRFVNSGTEAVMTTIRVARAYTKREKVIKFAGCYHGHSDLVLVAAGSGPSTLGVPDSAGIPASIAQEVITVPFNDLEALQVALERWGDDVAAVMVEPIVGNFGMVMPKPGFLEGLCRLARANGSLVIYDEVISAFRFHYGSAQTYAAFPEHAAIEPDLTAMGKIIGGGLPIGAYGGRKQVMEQVAPLGPAYQAGTMAGNPASISAGIACLEVLSEPGIYERMEELTIRLTEGIQEGADRYGIPLTINRIRGSFSTHFCDHPVTNYEEAQDTDSEAFAAFFRHMLDQGICLAPSKYEAWFLTTAHTGEDIDRTIEAAHESFRRMKL, from the coding sequence ATGACTACGAACCGACAACGTTCCGCCCAATTGTATGAAGAAGCGCTGCAGCATATCGTCGGAGGCGTGAACAGCCCGTCCCGCTCCTTCAAGGCGGTCGGCGGCGGCGCTCCCGTCTTCATGGAGCGCGCGCAGGGCGCTCATTTCTGGGATGTGGACGGGAACCGGTACATCGATTATTTGGCCGCTTACGGCCCGATTATTACGGGGCATGCCCATCCTCACGTGACGGAAGCGATCGTGCGTGCCGCCCGGAACGGCACGCTCTACGGTACGCCGACCGAGCTGGAGATCAAGCTGGCCCGCATGCTGAAGGAAGCGGTCCCTTCCATGGACAAGGTCCGCTTCGTCAACTCCGGCACCGAAGCCGTCATGACGACGATCCGGGTCGCCCGCGCCTACACGAAGCGCGAGAAGGTCATCAAGTTCGCCGGCTGCTATCACGGCCACTCCGACCTCGTGCTCGTGGCGGCCGGCTCGGGCCCGTCCACGCTGGGCGTGCCGGACAGCGCCGGCATTCCGGCCAGCATCGCCCAAGAGGTCATTACCGTGCCGTTCAATGACCTGGAGGCCCTGCAGGTAGCGCTTGAGCGCTGGGGCGACGATGTGGCCGCCGTCATGGTCGAGCCCATCGTGGGCAACTTCGGCATGGTCATGCCGAAGCCCGGCTTCCTGGAAGGGCTCTGCCGGCTCGCGCGCGCCAATGGCTCCCTCGTCATCTACGACGAGGTCATCAGCGCGTTCCGCTTCCATTACGGCTCGGCGCAGACGTACGCCGCCTTCCCGGAACATGCGGCCATCGAGCCGGATCTGACCGCGATGGGCAAGATTATCGGCGGCGGGCTGCCGATCGGCGCCTACGGCGGACGGAAGCAGGTCATGGAGCAGGTCGCGCCGCTCGGCCCTGCCTATCAGGCAGGCACGATGGCTGGCAACCCTGCCTCGATCTCGGCAGGCATCGCTTGCCTGGAGGTGCTCTCCGAGCCCGGAATCTACGAGCGCATGGAGGAACTGACCATCCGCCTGACGGAAGGCATTCAGGAAGGAGCCGACCGTTACGGCATTCCGCTCACGATCAACCGGATTCGCGGATCGTTCTCGACGCATTTCTGCGATCATCCGGTGACGAACTACGAGGAAGCGCAGGACACAGACAGCGAGGCCTTCGCCGCCTTCTTCCGCCATATGCTCGACCAGGGCATCTGCCTCGCGCCTTCGAAGTATGAGGCCTGGTTCCTGACGACCGCGCATACCGGCGAGGACATCGACCGGACGATCGAAGCGGCGCATGAATCGTTCCGCCGCATGAAGCTCTGA